The following coding sequences are from one Arachis hypogaea cultivar Tifrunner chromosome 7, arahy.Tifrunner.gnm2.J5K5, whole genome shotgun sequence window:
- the LOC140174383 gene encoding rho GTPase-activating protein REN1-like — MSSTKFEQAVPQQEDAKRNENTCENESSKPPNVGGKLSRVRTTKNEHNAPIPPHMTKSATLTNVAAPQRPTMLGRTSAKKNLSMESIQFIEEDDEVGIERLETIKTELQNQIADEAKENSKLLSDMQKRKEALPEHHLALEREVVILQEQLRKEKSCRTTLEAGLKIPPRPLSKSDIDEKIMSDLEELLLVEEDLAKIKRKLDELRVRLSLLGQDYSSVQDSSNQPQHIIDLDMLDEISKNVHL, encoded by the exons ATGTCATCGACTAAATTTGAACAAGCAGTTCCTCAACAAGAAGATGCCAAAAGAAATGAAAATACTTGTGAAAATGAGTCTAGTAAGCCTCCTAATGTAGGAGGAAAACTTTCTAGGGTTCGAACTACAAAGAATGAACACAATGCTCCTATCCCACCACATATGACAAAATCAGCAACTTTAACAAATGTCGCAGCACCTCAACGTCCTACTATGCTGGGGAGAACTTCA GCAAAGAAAAATCTTTCTATGGAATCCATTCAGTTCATTGAAGAAGATGATGA AGTTGGAATTGAGAGGCTTGAAACTATTAAGACAGAATTGCAAAACCAAATTGCAGATGAG GCAAAAGAAAATTCGAAGCTATTATCTGATATGCAAAAACGAAAAGAAGCCTTGCCAGAGCATCATTTGGCTCTTGAGCGAGAG GTTGTTATCTTACAAGAACAATTGCGAAAGGAGAAGAGTTGTCGAACAACACTTGAAGCAGGACTCAAGATACCTCCTAGACCCTTATCAAAATCTGATATTGATGAAAAG ATCATGTCAGATCTTGAGgagttattattagtagaagaagatctTGCCAAAATAAAAAGGAAGCTTGATGAACTTAGGGTACGACTTAGTTTACTTGGACAGGATTATAGTTCTGTGCAGGATTCTTCCAATCAACCTCAACATATAATAGATCTTGATAT gttGGATGAAATTAGCAAAAATGTTCACTTATga